One Flavobacteriales bacterium DNA window includes the following coding sequences:
- a CDS encoding TonB-dependent receptor: MSAVDTEHTNLIDMRALLFVAALALLNSSVTAQSGALQGTVLGEIDGTLEPLPGANLFWLDTEVGASTDAEGRFILDRPNNAKFLVVAYLGFRSDTLKIEKNRTQVQITMVSADVRLNEVTVREKVGSTSVKYLDVNLTENISERELFKAACCDLSESFETNPSVDAGFTDAVTGTRQIRMLGLDGPYSTYTRGNIKAMDGLASVYGLALIPGMWIKSIQLTKGTGSVVNGYSSVTGQINYELRSSADEEHRFVNGYVNGAGRLEENVVWNEKIGEYWGTTFLLHGRRQLLEIDRNGDDFLDTPFGNQLFLQNTWRRFKAEGLRTQFGVKYSYIDQWSGQEDFIGSDASLGLWGYTNESHRAEVWAKGGYVINAEKRQSFGFQGAANYHDIRSEFGGVNVTTNTWRGTEQSAYFNGIYETELGHPDHSLKAGASFVYHDQSETFNDDVFERSERVPGAFAEYTLADPERFSVVLGFRADQHNLYGLNLTPRLHTRLAVNENLVLRASAGKAYRTPNMIADRMGLLASNRDWVLAASDSDLPYGLQQEEAWNFGFSASHDFEWDYRPASLRVDYYYTDFQNQIVTDLYASAREVRLYNLNERSFSHSFQVQLDYEVVRRVDVRLAYRYLDVKSTFGGDLRGVPFIEPHKAFTNIAWQSRNYWKADLTVQWHGAASLPYTGDNGASYRIAPQAPDFVTANLQVSKEWPTTGWEAYLGVENFTNFKMTRPIVSAENPFAEEFDASMVWGPILGRMYYAGFRFRLLKADG; the protein is encoded by the coding sequence ATGAGTGCTGTCGATACCGAGCACACGAACCTCATTGATATGAGGGCTTTGCTTTTTGTAGCCGCACTAGCGCTGTTGAACAGCTCGGTGACGGCTCAGTCGGGTGCGCTCCAAGGTACCGTTCTGGGCGAGATCGATGGCACTCTGGAACCGCTTCCGGGGGCTAATCTATTCTGGTTAGACACGGAGGTTGGTGCTTCGACCGATGCCGAAGGCCGGTTTATACTCGATCGGCCCAACAATGCCAAGTTCTTGGTCGTCGCTTATCTGGGATTTCGCTCGGATACGCTCAAGATCGAAAAAAACCGAACGCAAGTGCAGATCACCATGGTAAGTGCCGACGTACGGTTGAACGAAGTGACCGTGCGCGAAAAGGTGGGATCGACCTCGGTGAAGTATCTCGATGTGAATTTAACTGAGAACATCAGCGAACGCGAGCTCTTTAAGGCCGCGTGTTGTGACCTTTCGGAGAGTTTTGAGACGAATCCGTCCGTAGATGCCGGCTTCACGGACGCAGTCACCGGAACCCGACAAATACGCATGTTGGGGCTCGATGGCCCTTACAGCACATATACTCGGGGGAACATCAAGGCCATGGACGGACTCGCTTCGGTGTACGGATTGGCGTTGATCCCCGGAATGTGGATCAAATCGATTCAGCTGACCAAAGGAACGGGGTCGGTGGTCAACGGGTACAGCAGCGTAACCGGGCAGATCAACTACGAATTGCGCAGTTCGGCCGATGAAGAACATCGGTTCGTGAATGGCTATGTGAACGGTGCGGGCCGACTCGAAGAAAACGTCGTTTGGAACGAGAAGATCGGCGAGTATTGGGGTACTACCTTCCTGTTACATGGAAGGCGCCAACTGCTCGAGATCGACCGAAACGGTGACGATTTTCTGGATACCCCGTTTGGGAATCAGTTGTTTTTGCAAAACACCTGGAGGCGCTTCAAAGCCGAAGGGCTTCGGACGCAATTCGGTGTGAAGTATAGTTACATTGATCAGTGGTCGGGCCAAGAGGACTTTATTGGCTCCGACGCTTCACTCGGGCTCTGGGGCTATACGAACGAGAGCCACAGAGCCGAGGTATGGGCCAAGGGTGGCTATGTGATCAATGCCGAAAAACGTCAGAGTTTCGGGTTTCAGGGTGCCGCAAACTACCATGATATCCGGTCGGAATTCGGCGGTGTAAACGTAACGACCAACACTTGGCGCGGTACGGAACAGAGCGCGTATTTCAACGGCATCTACGAAACGGAGCTCGGACACCCGGATCACTCATTAAAGGCCGGTGCGAGTTTCGTTTACCACGATCAATCCGAGACATTCAACGATGACGTATTCGAGCGTTCAGAGCGGGTTCCGGGCGCCTTTGCTGAATACACTTTGGCCGATCCGGAGCGTTTTTCCGTTGTCTTGGGTTTTAGGGCCGATCAGCATAACCTCTACGGTCTGAACTTGACCCCTCGATTGCACACTCGATTGGCCGTTAATGAGAACTTGGTATTGCGCGCCAGTGCCGGAAAGGCTTATCGCACACCGAACATGATCGCCGATCGAATGGGGTTACTGGCGAGCAATCGCGATTGGGTGCTCGCGGCATCGGACAGCGATTTGCCCTATGGGCTGCAACAAGAAGAAGCTTGGAACTTCGGGTTTAGTGCGTCTCACGATTTCGAGTGGGATTACAGGCCGGCCAGTTTGCGGGTCGATTACTACTACACCGATTTTCAGAATCAGATCGTGACCGATCTCTATGCTTCGGCGCGCGAGGTGCGGTTGTACAACCTCAACGAGCGCAGTTTTTCGCACAGCTTTCAGGTGCAGCTCGATTACGAAGTGGTACGACGGGTCGATGTGCGATTGGCCTACCGTTACTTGGACGTGAAATCGACCTTTGGTGGCGATCTACGGGGGGTGCCATTCATTGAGCCACATAAGGCCTTTACGAACATCGCGTGGCAGAGTAGAAACTATTGGAAGGCGGATTTGACCGTTCAGTGGCACGGTGCCGCTAGCCTACCCTACACGGGGGATAATGGTGCGAGCTACCGCATCGCGCCGCAGGCGCCGGACTTCGTGACCGCCAACCTCCAAGTTTCGAAGGAATGGCCGACAACGGGTTGGGAGGCATACCTTGGGGTGGAGAATTTCACCAATTTCAAGATGACGCGGCCCATTGTTTCGGCGGAGAATCCGTTTGCCGAGGAGTTTGATGCCTCGATGGTATGGGGGCCTATTCTGGGCCGGATGTATTATGCAGGATTTCGTTTTCGTCTGCTGAAAGCGGACGGCTGA
- a CDS encoding response regulator: MLEEFLRNEMVQTYQDLEYFKSNPVNAFYINDELADLDRRVFERTWAKYGQIKGNYRQMRLLDSLVEEHLKIQFLSDSVLVNEMLQDKSNRYYFQGLRLTQADKVYFSRFDLNMEKGRVEYPLSPVICIGAPVYFNKKRQGYILLNYDGARVLNYFDVIEDDDLFDAYLIDAIGNRIKGPIDVEPYEYVLDPANARTLAGDRSDLWKMINRSDSSRVVAPSDLIVFEKLELLEYFGRDVRSEKTSTHWTLIVQVDQEKVDMVLGTRSFRTSRNAVILIGLFGLFREMERQGRTIAEINETLVSQNDELTESRTELQKAIRMADEANAAKGQFLATMSHEIRTPMNAVIGMADLLEETHLSSDQRHFVETIQVSGGALLTAVNDVLDYSKIESGNMELGIHSFRPDQVTEDVMSILRNKVNQKGLELYYSPKRFVPPLVRGDGNRIRQILLNLANNAVKFTDDGFVAIEISYFEGREGGNYRLAVVDTGIGIPPEKQSRLFKSFSQVDSSVTRRYGGTGLGLVICKRLAELMGGSIGVESGPGKGSAFWVDVQLEVAEVQPVNRLSKDEVEMALYCDTDTQAFYIQQCLNVHGHMASRIYRSDLEHWPTKEMERTLLVLTEDQEVIEMLKTRVKKFTANYRAFLFSRIHRPMMEGPQASRLAAHGKPWKYSTFLASLRNETVETKPIEEKTLKSDLKVPVAEDNPANRELLNLQLKKVGIDAEWAEDGVQAIEKAIAKEYELILMDSNMPGKDGMEATREIKEFYGDRAPVIIALTANAMKEDRDRFLKAGLDDYLSKPFHYNDLIARIEKWTDFKIDTA; this comes from the coding sequence GTGCTCGAGGAATTCTTGCGGAACGAGATGGTGCAGACCTATCAGGATCTGGAGTACTTTAAATCGAATCCTGTAAATGCGTTTTACATCAACGACGAGCTGGCCGACCTCGATCGGAGGGTCTTTGAGCGTACGTGGGCGAAGTACGGTCAAATCAAAGGGAACTACCGACAAATGCGATTGCTCGACTCGCTAGTAGAAGAACACCTCAAGATCCAGTTTCTAAGTGATTCCGTGTTGGTCAACGAAATGCTTCAGGATAAATCGAACCGCTATTATTTTCAAGGCCTCCGACTCACACAAGCCGATAAGGTTTATTTTTCGCGGTTCGATCTTAACATGGAAAAAGGGCGGGTCGAGTATCCGCTGAGTCCGGTGATCTGTATCGGTGCGCCGGTGTACTTCAACAAAAAGCGCCAAGGGTACATTCTACTGAACTACGATGGAGCCCGGGTGCTCAATTATTTCGATGTTATCGAAGACGATGACCTGTTCGATGCCTACCTTATCGACGCGATCGGAAACCGGATCAAAGGCCCGATAGATGTTGAGCCGTACGAGTATGTGCTCGATCCGGCCAATGCGCGAACCTTGGCAGGCGATAGGTCCGACCTGTGGAAAATGATCAACCGAAGCGACTCGTCCCGAGTGGTGGCCCCAAGCGATTTGATCGTATTCGAAAAATTGGAGCTCCTCGAGTATTTCGGCCGTGATGTTCGTTCCGAAAAGACCAGTACTCATTGGACCTTGATCGTGCAGGTAGATCAGGAGAAAGTAGACATGGTTCTCGGGACTAGGAGTTTCAGAACTTCGCGAAACGCGGTCATTTTAATCGGCTTGTTCGGCTTGTTTCGGGAAATGGAGCGTCAGGGACGTACGATCGCGGAGATCAACGAAACCTTGGTATCGCAAAACGACGAGCTTACCGAGAGTCGGACCGAACTCCAAAAAGCGATCCGGATGGCCGACGAGGCCAACGCAGCTAAAGGGCAGTTCCTCGCGACCATGAGTCATGAGATCCGTACGCCTATGAATGCGGTGATCGGTATGGCCGACCTGCTCGAGGAAACACATTTGAGTTCCGACCAACGACATTTCGTCGAAACCATTCAGGTGAGTGGAGGCGCGCTGCTGACGGCCGTCAATGATGTACTCGACTACAGCAAAATCGAGTCCGGAAATATGGAGCTCGGCATTCACTCGTTCCGACCAGATCAGGTGACCGAAGACGTGATGTCGATCCTGAGGAACAAGGTGAATCAAAAAGGGCTGGAGCTGTACTACTCTCCTAAGAGGTTCGTTCCGCCATTGGTGCGGGGCGACGGCAATCGCATTCGCCAAATTCTATTGAATCTGGCCAACAACGCCGTTAAATTCACCGATGACGGATTCGTGGCTATCGAAATTTCTTATTTCGAAGGGCGTGAGGGCGGAAACTATAGATTGGCCGTGGTCGATACCGGAATTGGGATCCCTCCGGAAAAGCAATCGCGCCTGTTCAAGTCGTTTTCACAGGTCGACTCTTCCGTTACGCGACGTTATGGAGGAACCGGCTTAGGGCTAGTGATCTGTAAGCGCCTAGCCGAGCTCATGGGCGGAAGCATTGGGGTGGAGTCGGGGCCTGGTAAGGGATCGGCCTTTTGGGTCGATGTACAGCTCGAGGTGGCAGAAGTGCAGCCCGTGAACAGGTTATCCAAAGATGAGGTTGAAATGGCCTTGTATTGCGATACCGATACTCAGGCCTTCTATATTCAACAGTGTTTGAACGTGCACGGCCACATGGCCTCTCGGATATACCGATCGGACCTCGAGCATTGGCCCACCAAGGAAATGGAGCGCACATTGCTCGTGCTTACCGAAGACCAAGAGGTCATTGAGATGCTCAAAACTCGGGTAAAGAAATTTACAGCGAACTACAGGGCCTTCTTGTTCAGCCGCATCCATCGACCCATGATGGAAGGCCCTCAAGCAAGCCGACTGGCTGCCCACGGTAAACCGTGGAAGTACTCGACCTTTTTGGCCAGTTTGCGCAACGAAACGGTGGAGACCAAGCCTATCGAAGAAAAAACACTCAAGAGCGATCTCAAGGTACCGGTGGCCGAAGACAATCCGGCGAACCGGGAGCTCTTGAATTTACAGTTGAAAAAGGTCGGGATCGATGCCGAATGGGCCGAGGACGGCGTTCAGGCCATCGAGAAAGCGATAGCCAAGGAGTACGAGCTCATTCTCATGGACAGCAATATGCCGGGAAAGGACGGTATGGAGGCAACCCGGGAGATCAAGGAGTTTTATGGAGACCGCGCGCCCGTGATAATCGCGCTTACTGCCAATGCAATGAAAGAGGATCGCGACCGGTTCCTGAAGGCCGGATTGGACGATTATTTGAGCAAACCATTTCACTACAATGATTTAATCGCTCGTATCGAAAAATGGACCGATTTCAAGATCGATACTGCCTGA
- a CDS encoding cation transporter — translation MKKIIFIAIALATFVKVNAQENLVTDTIWVNGVCGMCEERIENAAYIKGVKKADWDRETHELVLVYRSDKTDLMTIQKSIAEVGHDTRDIKATDKQYMRVHECCRYRAHEPH, via the coding sequence ATGAAAAAGATCATTTTTATAGCGATCGCGCTCGCAACTTTTGTGAAAGTAAACGCGCAAGAAAACTTAGTGACCGACACTATTTGGGTGAACGGCGTATGTGGGATGTGTGAAGAGCGCATCGAGAATGCCGCATACATCAAAGGGGTCAAAAAGGCCGACTGGGACCGTGAAACGCACGAATTGGTGCTCGTGTATCGGTCCGATAAGACCGACTTGATGACGATCCAGAAGTCCATTGCCGAGGTAGGTCACGATACTCGCGACATCAAAGCGACGGACAAACAGTACATGCGTGTGCATGAGTGCTGTCGATACCGAGCACACGAACCTCATTGA